From Deinococcus detaillensis, one genomic window encodes:
- a CDS encoding YqeG family HAD IIIA-type phosphatase — MSTEPPNFIPPQAGRGLLRPREVLESIELITPDFLAARGLRGLLLDLDNTLIPYGSYQERAEIIAWAAELRRAEVQLYLLSNATAKRARFWLDKLSFEGVGMAGKPFQRAYKTALAHMRLPPQQVGMVGDQLFTDVLGGNIAGLYTLMVHPIVNNSLPHTHLARRLERLVLKRYGHDWYGKERRTSSQVPTTNKELKK, encoded by the coding sequence ATGAGCACCGAGCCGCCGAACTTCATTCCGCCGCAGGCCGGGCGCGGGTTATTGCGGCCCCGTGAAGTGCTGGAGAGCATCGAGCTCATCACGCCGGACTTTTTGGCGGCGCGTGGCCTGCGGGGCCTGCTGCTCGACCTCGACAACACCCTGATCCCCTACGGCAGCTATCAGGAGCGGGCCGAAATCATCGCTTGGGCCGCCGAACTGCGCCGCGCCGAGGTGCAACTCTACTTGCTGAGCAACGCCACGGCCAAACGCGCCCGCTTCTGGCTCGACAAGCTCAGCTTCGAGGGCGTCGGTATGGCCGGGAAGCCGTTTCAACGCGCTTACAAAACGGCATTGGCCCATATGCGGCTGCCCCCGCAGCAAGTCGGCATGGTCGGCGACCAGCTCTTTACCGACGTGCTGGGCGGCAATATCGCCGGACTTTATACGCTGATGGTTCATCCTATCGTCAACAATTCGCTGCCGCACACCCACCTCGCCCGCCGCTTGGAGCGCTTGGTCTTGAAGCGCTACGGCCACGATTGGTACGGCAAAGAGCGCCGAACATCAAGTCAAGTACCCACAACAAATAAGGAGCTGAAAAAATGA
- a CDS encoding TerD family protein, with protein sequence MQLTTGQRVPLATLNIQQQLDLTFDVAGSAPQYAALCFLLGADSRLISPDATISPSQPTAAGGAVTWQTGQPGQRFSLDLGRLPATVERLAFGLVPEGGDLRGVQRGTVSFGTAGNAAATWTLSGPDFSNEKAIIAAEIYRHQGAWRLMINGQGFSDGLSGLVRHFGGTGLPSLRAAPPPAPIPPAATPPPSPPSGGGLDLSRRGRPDAAPAGQPPAPVQPPASGGMSLNRNRGASPSSANTSSTSPSSAPSNAAPSRPISLTKITLEKQGQSARISLQKAGTQRIHVNLNWEAKPSSAAPSGGGGFLSKLLGSMTGADKAADLDLGCMYELASGEKGVIQALGGNFGKADGPPFIKLDQDDRSGASAGGENLYIERPDLIRKVLIFAFIYEGAGNFSEVGGRLSFNDPQGNEIKMSLSNPAALPFCAVALVQAHGNELVITKEERYFSGHRDCDQAFDFGFSWKAGRK encoded by the coding sequence ATGCAGCTCACCACCGGCCAGCGCGTGCCGCTCGCCACCCTGAATATCCAGCAGCAGCTCGACCTTACCTTCGACGTTGCCGGCTCCGCGCCGCAGTACGCCGCCCTCTGCTTTTTGCTCGGCGCAGACAGCCGCTTGATCTCGCCCGACGCCACCATTTCGCCCAGCCAGCCCACCGCTGCGGGCGGCGCAGTGACTTGGCAAACCGGACAACCCGGCCAGCGCTTCAGCCTTGATTTGGGGCGCTTGCCTGCCACTGTGGAGCGCCTCGCCTTTGGCCTCGTACCGGAAGGCGGCGACCTGCGCGGGGTGCAGCGCGGCACCGTCAGCTTTGGCACGGCAGGCAATGCGGCGGCCACTTGGACGCTGAGCGGGCCAGATTTCAGCAACGAAAAAGCCATTATCGCCGCCGAGATTTACAGGCATCAGGGCGCTTGGCGCTTGATGATCAATGGTCAAGGCTTCTCGGACGGCCTGAGCGGCTTGGTGCGGCACTTTGGCGGCACTGGGCTGCCCAGTTTGCGGGCCGCCCCGCCGCCTGCGCCAATACCACCCGCAGCGACACCACCTCCATCACCCCCCAGCGGCGGCGGCCTTGACCTCTCGCGGCGCGGACGCCCAGACGCTGCGCCTGCGGGCCAGCCACCAGCGCCAGTTCAGCCTCCAGCCAGCGGCGGCATGAGCCTTAATAGGAACCGGGGAGCCTCACCCAGTTCGGCTAATACCAGTTCGACCAGTCCCAGCTCAGCACCTTCCAATGCCGCCCCCAGTCGCCCGATCTCGCTGACCAAAATCACCTTGGAAAAGCAGGGCCAAAGCGCCCGCATCAGCCTTCAGAAAGCAGGCACGCAGCGCATTCATGTCAACCTGAATTGGGAAGCCAAGCCCAGCAGCGCGGCTCCCAGCGGTGGCGGCGGCTTTTTGAGCAAGTTGCTGGGCAGCATGACCGGCGCGGACAAAGCCGCCGACCTCGATTTGGGCTGCATGTATGAGCTTGCCAGCGGTGAAAAAGGCGTGATTCAGGCGCTCGGCGGCAATTTTGGGAAGGCGGACGGCCCCCCTTTCATCAAGCTCGACCAAGATGACCGCTCCGGTGCGTCGGCGGGCGGCGAAAACTTGTATATCGAGCGGCCCGATTTGATCCGCAAAGTGCTGATTTTCGCCTTTATCTACGAGGGCGCGGGCAACTTCAGCGAAGTCGGCGGGCGGCTGAGCTTTAACGATCCGCAGGGCAACGAAATCAAGATGAGCCTTTCCAACCCCGCCGCCCTACCGTTTTGCGCGGTGGCGCTGGTGCAGGCGCACGGCAACGAACTGGTGATCACCAAAGAAGAGCGCTATTTCTCGGGCCACCGAGACTGCGATCAAGCGTTTGACTTCGGCTTTAGCTGGAAGGCGGGACGCAAGTGA
- the trmH gene encoding tRNA (guanosine(18)-2'-O)-methyltransferase TrmH has product MTPERYAKIVRVLSLRQPTLSLLMDEVNKPHNFSAILRTCDAVGVLTAHAVPPKNGVSGNGLLPTFNATSGSAEKWVAVQPHASALEAVATLQAQGMQVLATHLSQRSVDYRELDYTRPTCVLLGAEKWGVSDEAADAADANIIIPMFGMVQSLNVSVAAATILFEAQRQRLAAGMYAERQLSDAEFERLSFEWAYPELAPLYRERSEAYPALGAAGELLSPEAPR; this is encoded by the coding sequence ATGACGCCGGAACGCTATGCCAAAATCGTGCGGGTTCTCTCCCTGCGCCAGCCCACCCTCAGCTTGCTGATGGACGAAGTCAACAAGCCGCACAACTTCAGCGCCATTCTCAGAACCTGCGACGCGGTGGGCGTACTGACCGCACACGCCGTACCGCCCAAAAATGGAGTGAGCGGTAACGGGCTGCTGCCCACCTTCAATGCCACGTCCGGCAGCGCCGAGAAATGGGTGGCGGTGCAGCCCCACGCCAGCGCTCTAGAAGCGGTGGCGACCCTCCAAGCTCAGGGGATGCAGGTGCTGGCCACCCACCTCTCGCAGCGCAGCGTGGATTACCGCGAGCTGGACTACACCCGCCCGACGTGCGTGCTGCTCGGCGCAGAAAAATGGGGGGTTTCAGATGAAGCTGCCGACGCCGCCGACGCCAACATCATCATTCCGATGTTCGGGATGGTGCAGAGCCTCAATGTCTCGGTGGCCGCCGCGACGATTTTGTTTGAAGCCCAGCGCCAGCGCCTCGCGGCGGGGATGTACGCCGAGCGCCAGCTCAGCGACGCCGAGTTCGAGCGCCTGAGTTTCGAGTGGGCTTACCCCGAGTTGGCACCGCTTTACCGCGAGCGCTCAGAAGCTTATCCGGCGCTGGGCGCAGCCGGCGAGTTGCTGAGTCCCGAAGCGCCAAGATGA
- the pgeF gene encoding peptidoglycan editing factor PgeF, with protein sequence MHLYTEFLMLHAPHLNAPHAFTTRLGGVSSGVYGAPAGGGLNLDERLIGGLQDDPASVAENRRRALEPLGFALGALALLDQVHGTAVVEASPNKIQMADAHVSAEAGVVLGILTADCYPILLEDPQAGVVGAAHAGWKGSLGRIAERTVQAMQRLGARPERIRAAVGPGISAQQYAVGPEVAGKFAAAGFGTHLNGLQLDLAGVNAQVLREAGLSPQQIWLSGRCTCEPAFYSHRRDAGRTGRMLALIGVRA encoded by the coding sequence ATGCACCTCTACACTGAATTTCTGATGCTTCACGCGCCGCACTTGAATGCTCCCCACGCTTTCACGACCCGTCTCGGCGGAGTGTCGTCGGGCGTTTACGGCGCTCCGGCGGGCGGCGGCCTCAACCTCGATGAGCGTTTGATAGGCGGTCTGCAAGACGATCCGGCTTCGGTGGCCGAGAACCGTCGCAGGGCGCTGGAGCCGCTGGGCTTTGCGCTCGGCGCACTGGCCTTGCTCGATCAGGTTCACGGCACGGCAGTAGTAGAGGCCAGTCCCAACAAGATTCAAATGGCCGATGCCCACGTCAGCGCCGAGGCAGGAGTGGTGCTGGGCATTTTGACCGCCGACTGCTACCCGATTTTGCTCGAAGACCCCCAGGCGGGCGTCGTCGGTGCGGCCCACGCGGGCTGGAAGGGTTCACTGGGCCGCATTGCCGAGCGCACCGTACAGGCCATGCAGCGCCTTGGCGCACGCCCAGAGCGGATTCGGGCGGCGGTGGGGCCGGGGATCAGCGCCCAGCAGTATGCGGTGGGGCCAGAAGTCGCGGGCAAGTTTGCGGCGGCGGGCTTCGGGACGCATTTGAACGGCTTGCAGCTCGATTTGGCGGGCGTGAATGCTCAGGTGCTGCGCGAAGCGGGCCTGAGTCCTCAGCAGATCTGGCTCTCGGGGCGCTGCACCTGCGAACCCGCTTTTTATTCGCACCGCCGAGACGCCGGGCGCACCGGCAGAATGCTGGCGTTGATCGGGGTGCGGGCATGA
- a CDS encoding TerD family protein, with protein MPVSLTKGGNVSLSKEAPGLKKINVGLGWDTRRTDGADFDLDAMVFLVNDAGKVRNDQDFVFFNNKTSADGSVVHQGDNRTGAGEGDDEVVSIDLEKVPADVQKIVIAVVIYEGPSRSQNFGMVEKAYARVLNGDGGAEIARYDLTEDGGTVTAMIFGEIYRNSGEWKFKAIGQGFNEGFEALVKSYGVNA; from the coding sequence ATGCCCGTATCACTCACCAAAGGCGGCAATGTCAGCCTGAGTAAAGAAGCGCCCGGACTTAAAAAGATCAACGTCGGTTTGGGCTGGGATACCCGCCGCACCGACGGCGCAGATTTCGACCTCGACGCGATGGTGTTTTTGGTCAACGACGCGGGAAAAGTTCGCAATGACCAAGACTTCGTGTTCTTCAACAACAAAACGTCGGCAGACGGCTCGGTGGTTCACCAAGGCGACAACCGTACCGGCGCGGGCGAAGGCGACGACGAAGTGGTCAGCATCGACCTCGAGAAAGTGCCTGCCGACGTGCAAAAAATCGTGATCGCCGTGGTGATCTACGAAGGCCCGAGCCGCAGCCAAAACTTCGGCATGGTTGAAAAAGCCTACGCCCGCGTCCTGAACGGCGACGGCGGCGCAGAAATCGCCCGTTATGACCTGACCGAAGACGGCGGCACCGTGACCGCCATGATTTTCGGCGAAATTTACCGCAACAGCGGCGAGTGGAAGTTCAAGGCGATTGGTCAGGGCTTTAACGAGGGCTTCGAGGCGTTGGTCAAAAGCTACGGCGTCAACGCCTAA